The following proteins come from a genomic window of Microbacterium sp. JZ31:
- a CDS encoding ABC transporter permease, protein MTLAFAIARRLGQSALVVALTYVFVYAVLFLLPGDPIEGRIDNPQNPIPPEQAQVILNYYNLDRPPLEQFLISVQRVLSGDLGYSLRDGRLVADLMAQGLGETLELAGLALLFSTVLALVVAVAAVFAPWPRLRAAIRTLPVLALATPSFLIGLFLLQLFAYQLGWFSSIRDEGFKSLVLPAATLAIGVSAPIAQVLIQGLTRAADEPFVTVLRASGTAPGWIIGRHILKNGAIPAITLLGLTVGELLAGSVISETIFSRTGLGFLTEQSVRVQDGPVVLAVVMFVSIVFTTVNLITDLVYPLIDPRLATTRRRFGAARALTLAAQPAAAITPATAAAPDKQGANA, encoded by the coding sequence ATGACACTCGCATTCGCGATCGCACGGCGGCTCGGGCAGTCCGCGCTCGTCGTGGCCCTCACCTACGTGTTCGTCTACGCGGTGCTGTTCCTGCTGCCGGGCGACCCGATCGAGGGCCGCATCGACAATCCGCAGAACCCGATCCCGCCCGAGCAGGCGCAGGTCATCCTGAACTACTACAACCTCGATCGTCCACCGCTCGAGCAGTTCCTGATCTCGGTGCAGCGCGTGCTGAGCGGGGATCTCGGATACTCGCTGCGCGATGGACGGCTCGTGGCCGACCTCATGGCCCAGGGTCTCGGTGAGACGCTCGAGCTGGCCGGGCTGGCGCTGCTGTTCTCGACCGTGCTGGCGCTCGTCGTCGCGGTCGCGGCCGTCTTCGCGCCCTGGCCGCGGCTGCGCGCGGCGATCCGCACCCTCCCCGTCCTGGCGCTCGCGACCCCCAGCTTCCTGATCGGCCTGTTCCTGCTGCAGCTGTTCGCGTATCAGCTGGGCTGGTTCTCCTCCATCCGCGACGAGGGGTTCAAGTCGCTCGTGCTCCCCGCGGCGACGCTCGCGATCGGCGTGAGCGCGCCCATCGCGCAGGTGCTGATCCAGGGCCTGACGCGCGCCGCGGATGAGCCCTTCGTCACCGTGCTCCGGGCGTCCGGCACCGCGCCGGGCTGGATCATCGGACGCCACATCCTGAAGAACGGCGCCATCCCCGCCATCACGCTCCTCGGGCTGACGGTCGGCGAGCTGCTGGCGGGCTCGGTCATCTCCGAGACGATCTTCTCCCGCACCGGCCTGGGATTCCTCACCGAGCAGTCGGTGCGGGTGCAGGACGGACCGGTGGTGCTCGCGGTGGTGATGTTCGTGTCCATCGTCTTCACCACCGTGAACCTGATCACGGATCTCGTGTATCCGCTGATCGACCCGCGCCTGGCCACGACGCGCCGCCGCTTCGGCGCCGCCCGCGCGCTGACACTCGCCGCCCAGCCCGCGGCCGCCATCACGCCGGCGACCGCCGCGGCACCGGACAAGCAGGGAGCGAACGCATGA
- a CDS encoding ABC transporter permease, whose protein sequence is MSAVIDTAPGSTPHRLASRRRRLGGFDIAAIGFLLVLALAVAAPGLLSPYDPLEVAPGETLLPPGPVHWFGTDYLGRDVLARVIHGTGRTLLASFIAVVLGLGLGSLLGLISAYFGRAVDAVISRVVDVLLSIPGLLLSMVIVVALGFGAINAAIAVGIASVATFARLMRSEVLRVRALTFVESSRHLGLGTLAVLGRHVLPNSYGPVLSMTTLQFGSSILWIAALSFLGYGAPPPEPEWGLLVAEGREYISSNATLTLLPGLVIVVTVLSIGRVAGLLTDTRNGRDA, encoded by the coding sequence ATGAGCGCCGTGATCGACACCGCACCGGGATCGACCCCCCACCGACTCGCGTCGCGCCGCCGGCGCCTCGGCGGATTCGACATCGCCGCGATCGGCTTCCTGCTCGTGCTCGCGCTGGCGGTGGCGGCGCCCGGCCTGCTGAGCCCGTACGATCCGCTGGAGGTCGCGCCCGGCGAGACGCTGCTGCCGCCGGGGCCCGTGCACTGGTTCGGCACGGACTACCTGGGGCGGGACGTGCTCGCGCGCGTGATCCACGGCACCGGCCGCACGCTGCTCGCCTCGTTCATCGCGGTCGTGCTCGGCCTGGGGCTCGGCTCCCTGCTCGGGCTCATCTCGGCGTACTTCGGCCGCGCGGTCGACGCCGTGATCAGCCGCGTGGTGGACGTCCTGCTGTCGATCCCCGGACTGCTCCTGTCGATGGTGATCGTGGTGGCGCTGGGCTTCGGCGCCATCAACGCCGCGATCGCGGTCGGGATCGCGTCGGTCGCCACGTTCGCGCGACTCATGCGCTCGGAGGTGCTGCGCGTGCGCGCCCTGACCTTCGTGGAGTCCAGCCGTCACCTCGGTCTCGGCACGCTCGCCGTCCTGGGACGCCACGTGCTGCCGAACTCGTACGGGCCCGTGCTGTCCATGACGACCCTGCAGTTCGGCTCGTCGATCCTCTGGATCGCGGCCCTCAGCTTCCTCGGCTACGGCGCCCCGCCGCCCGAGCCGGAGTGGGGCCTGCTCGTCGCCGAGGGGCGCGAGTACATCTCGTCCAACGCGACGCTCACGCTGCTGCCCGGACTCGTGATCGTGGTCACGGTGCTGTCCATCGGCCGCGTCGCGGGGCTGCTGACCGACACACGGAACGGAAGGGACGCATGA
- a CDS encoding dipeptide ABC transporter ATP-binding protein — MTITELDTRIAPGDAQASGERPSADAPVLAIDRLSVAYRRGRDTTGVVSDVSLTIPPGRTLALVGQSGSGKSTIALAAAGLLPRNGAITAGSVRVGAHDVTGFDDRAWRGLRGSEVGFVPQDPLSSLDPLQTIGSRLRQELRRRGVPRPQRTPRAVELLERVGIADAAHKLRLHPHELSGGQLQRVLIAIAIVGSPRLLIADEPTSALDVTVQRTILDLIDALRRDLGLAVLFITHDLALARDRADQIAVLHAGRVVDAGETAHVLDAPSADYTRTLFANAPALSPERYRDRLHAISDSAPAAIEVRGLVKSFPGAPRPAVDGVDLRIRRGGVHALVGESGSGKSTIARIVAGITGFDAGTVAVGDRTLSERAPHANPHARRLQLVYQNPLAALDPRLSVQRLIEEPLALAGERSTAARRRRAAEALDHVALPRELLGRRPRELSGGQRQRVAIARALALGPEILVLDEPTSALDVTVQAQVVDLLMDLRDRDRLTYLFISHDLSLVRQISEEVSVLEHGRLVESASTAELFRSPRDPYTVRLIEAIPGRDRAAS; from the coding sequence ATGACCATCACCGAGTTGGACACCCGCATCGCGCCTGGGGACGCGCAGGCGTCGGGAGAACGTCCCAGCGCGGACGCGCCGGTCCTCGCGATCGACCGCCTGTCGGTCGCGTACCGCCGCGGTCGCGACACGACCGGCGTGGTCTCCGACGTGTCCCTCACGATCCCGCCGGGGCGCACGCTCGCGCTGGTCGGTCAGTCGGGATCCGGGAAGTCGACGATCGCGCTGGCCGCCGCCGGGCTGCTCCCCCGCAACGGCGCCATCACCGCCGGATCGGTGCGCGTCGGCGCCCACGACGTGACAGGCTTCGACGACCGCGCGTGGCGCGGGCTGCGCGGCAGCGAGGTGGGATTCGTCCCGCAGGATCCGCTGAGCTCGCTCGATCCGCTCCAGACCATCGGCTCGCGGCTACGGCAGGAGCTGCGCCGCCGCGGCGTGCCGCGGCCCCAGCGCACCCCGCGCGCCGTGGAGCTGCTGGAGCGCGTGGGCATCGCGGACGCGGCGCACAAGCTGCGGCTTCACCCGCACGAGCTGTCCGGCGGCCAGCTGCAGCGCGTCCTGATCGCGATCGCGATCGTCGGATCGCCGCGCCTGCTCATCGCCGACGAGCCGACATCGGCGCTCGACGTCACGGTGCAGCGGACGATCCTCGACCTGATCGACGCGCTGCGCCGCGATCTCGGGCTCGCGGTGCTGTTCATCACCCATGACCTGGCCCTCGCGCGCGACCGCGCCGACCAGATCGCGGTGCTGCACGCCGGACGGGTGGTGGACGCCGGTGAGACCGCGCACGTGCTCGACGCGCCGAGCGCCGACTACACGCGCACGCTGTTCGCCAACGCCCCCGCGCTGAGCCCCGAGCGCTATCGCGATCGCCTCCACGCGATCAGCGACAGCGCGCCTGCCGCCATCGAGGTGCGCGGGCTCGTCAAGAGCTTCCCGGGAGCGCCCCGCCCTGCGGTCGACGGGGTCGATCTGCGCATCCGCCGAGGCGGCGTGCACGCCCTCGTCGGGGAATCCGGATCCGGCAAGTCCACGATCGCGCGCATCGTCGCGGGCATCACGGGGTTCGATGCGGGCACGGTCGCGGTCGGCGACCGCACGCTCAGCGAACGCGCCCCGCATGCGAACCCGCACGCCCGTCGCCTGCAGCTCGTCTATCAGAACCCGCTGGCGGCGCTCGACCCGCGCCTGTCCGTGCAGCGGCTGATCGAGGAGCCCCTCGCTCTCGCGGGCGAGCGGTCCACCGCCGCACGACGTCGCCGGGCGGCCGAGGCGCTCGACCACGTCGCGCTCCCCCGCGAGCTGCTCGGCCGCCGCCCGCGCGAGCTCTCCGGCGGACAGCGACAGCGCGTCGCCATCGCGCGGGCTCTCGCGCTCGGTCCGGAGATCCTCGTCCTCGATGAGCCCACCTCCGCGCTCGACGTCACGGTGCAGGCGCAGGTGGTCGACCTGCTGATGGACCTGCGCGACAGGGATCGCCTGACCTACCTGTTCATCTCGCACGATCTCAGCCTCGTGCGGCAGATCTCGGAGGAGGTGAGCGTCCTCGAGCACGGTCGTCTCGTGGAGAGCGCATCGACCGCCGAGCTGTTCCGGTCACCGCGCGATCCGTACACGGTGCGGCTGATCGAGGCCATCCCGGGCCGGGATCGCGCCGCGTCCTGA
- the guaA gene encoding glutamine-hydrolyzing GMP synthase yields the protein MTEAADVSQDTVQRPVLVVDFGAQYAQLIARRVREAGVFSELIPHTATAEEIAAHDPVAIILSGGPSSVYEPGAPTLDEKVFDLGVPTLGICYGFQVMAQSLGGEVANTGLREYGATDAALVGDGGVLLGGLPAAQNVWMSHGDQVSQAPEGFEVLASTAATPVAAFGNAEKNFYGVQWHPEVKHSDHGQQVIENFLHKAVGLPADWNAGNVIAEQVERIKAQIGDARVISALSGGVDSAVSTALVHKAVGDQLTAVFVDHGLLRKGEREQVEKDYVASTGVRLITVDAEDVFLGHLAGVTDPEEKRKIIGREFIRAFEKVQLDLVAEAKESGEKVKFLVQGTLYPDVVESGGGAGTANIKSHHNVGGLPEDLDFELVEPLRTLFKDEVRAIGRELGIPEAIVGRQPFPGPGLGIRIIGEVTRERLDILREADAIAREELTKAGLDNEIWQCPVVLLADVRSVGVQGDGRTYGHPVVLRPVSSEDAMTADWTRLPYDVLSRISNRITNEVREINRVVLDVTSKPPGTIEWE from the coding sequence GTGACGGAAGCCGCAGACGTCTCGCAGGACACCGTCCAGCGTCCCGTTCTGGTCGTCGACTTCGGCGCCCAGTACGCGCAGCTGATCGCGCGCCGCGTGCGCGAGGCCGGGGTCTTCAGCGAGCTGATCCCGCACACCGCCACCGCGGAGGAGATCGCGGCGCACGATCCGGTCGCGATCATCCTGTCGGGCGGCCCGTCCTCGGTGTACGAGCCCGGCGCGCCCACGCTGGATGAGAAGGTGTTCGACCTCGGCGTGCCGACGCTCGGCATCTGCTACGGCTTCCAGGTCATGGCGCAGTCGCTGGGCGGCGAGGTCGCCAACACGGGGCTGCGCGAGTACGGAGCGACCGACGCGGCGCTCGTGGGCGACGGCGGCGTGCTGCTCGGCGGCCTGCCGGCAGCGCAGAACGTGTGGATGAGCCACGGCGACCAGGTCTCGCAGGCTCCGGAGGGCTTCGAGGTGCTGGCCTCCACCGCCGCCACCCCCGTGGCCGCGTTCGGCAACGCCGAGAAGAACTTCTACGGCGTGCAGTGGCACCCCGAGGTCAAGCACAGCGACCACGGCCAGCAGGTCATCGAGAACTTCCTGCACAAGGCCGTCGGGCTGCCGGCCGACTGGAACGCGGGCAACGTGATCGCCGAACAGGTCGAGCGCATCAAGGCGCAGATCGGCGACGCGCGCGTGATCTCGGCGCTGTCGGGCGGCGTGGACTCGGCCGTGTCGACCGCGCTCGTGCACAAGGCCGTCGGCGACCAGCTCACGGCGGTGTTCGTCGACCACGGCCTGCTGCGCAAGGGCGAGCGCGAGCAGGTCGAGAAGGACTACGTCGCCTCGACGGGCGTGCGCCTGATCACGGTCGACGCCGAGGACGTGTTCCTCGGTCACCTCGCCGGCGTCACCGACCCCGAGGAGAAGCGCAAGATCATCGGCCGCGAGTTCATCCGCGCGTTCGAGAAGGTGCAGCTCGACCTCGTCGCCGAGGCCAAGGAGTCCGGCGAGAAGGTCAAGTTCCTCGTGCAGGGGACGCTCTATCCCGACGTCGTCGAGTCGGGCGGCGGCGCGGGCACCGCGAACATCAAGAGCCACCACAACGTCGGCGGCCTCCCGGAGGACCTCGACTTCGAGCTCGTCGAGCCGCTGCGCACGCTGTTCAAGGACGAGGTGCGCGCGATCGGTCGCGAGCTCGGCATCCCCGAGGCGATCGTCGGACGCCAGCCGTTCCCCGGACCGGGCCTCGGCATCCGGATCATCGGCGAGGTCACGCGCGAGCGCCTGGACATCCTGCGCGAAGCGGATGCGATCGCGCGCGAGGAGCTCACGAAGGCCGGTCTCGACAACGAGATCTGGCAGTGCCCGGTCGTGCTGCTGGCCGACGTGCGCTCCGTGGGCGTGCAGGGCGACGGCCGCACGTACGGGCACCCTGTCGTGCTGCGCCCCGTCTCGAGCGAGGACGCCATGACCGCGGACTGGACCCGCCTGCCCTACGACGTGCTGTCGAGGATCTCGAACCGGATCACGAACGAGGTCCGCGAGATCAACCGCGTCGTGCTGGACGTCACCTCGAAGCCCCCGGGCACGATCGAGTGGGAGTGA
- a CDS encoding DUF3817 domain-containing protein: MPQPKLATFPQIRGALRFYQICSVITGVGLLLLCAEMVLKYTPLAVELFFLDSQGLFAFREVVPQGDELVSTGDGINLSLGILIVHGWFYVVYLFACFRVWSLMRWPFWRFILLAGGGVIPFLSFFMEFVVARDVKRYLAERETAAAEKKAAQAQEVTQ, from the coding sequence ATGCCGCAGCCCAAGCTCGCCACGTTCCCGCAGATCCGTGGGGCGCTGCGGTTCTACCAGATCTGCTCCGTCATCACCGGTGTCGGCCTGCTGCTGCTGTGCGCCGAGATGGTGCTGAAGTACACGCCCCTCGCCGTCGAGCTGTTCTTCCTCGACTCGCAGGGACTGTTCGCATTCCGCGAGGTCGTGCCGCAGGGCGACGAGCTCGTCTCGACGGGCGACGGCATCAACCTGTCGCTCGGCATCCTGATCGTGCACGGCTGGTTCTACGTCGTGTACCTGTTCGCGTGCTTCCGGGTCTGGAGCCTGATGCGCTGGCCGTTCTGGCGGTTCATCCTGCTCGCCGGCGGCGGCGTCATCCCGTTCCTCTCCTTCTTCATGGAGTTCGTCGTCGCGCGCGACGTGAAGCGCTACCTGGCCGAGCGCGAGACAGCGGCCGCCGAGAAGAAGGCCGCGCAGGCCCAGGAGGTCACCCAGTGA